A single window of Sneathiella limimaris DNA harbors:
- a CDS encoding MFS transporter: protein MTTREAIRPVLPILIAASFMLTIAFGIRQSLGLFLPQITSDIAVTITQFTAAIAIQNLVWGFCQPIAGIAADKWGFRPVMLVGAISYLVGMLTMASANGAWMILFGAGICVGIGMACASFAMTLAVTSRLVPVSVRSTALGIVSAAGSIGAMVTAPYGQFLLNGFDWRIAALGFAVLALLIIPAAWIAGRVDKEAPLELSADNADRLSATGAMQMAFKNPSFVVMAMAYLVCGMQLVFLTTHLPSYLQICGMDPMLGASAIGIIGGFNILGSLFFGWAGQRWNKQALLGLIYCSRSLVLAVYFITPPSATSTIVFAAVMGFLWLGVSPLVAGSVIEMFGLRWQAMIQGFAFFNHQFGSFLGAFGGGWLFDKFGSYDVALVIGISMGLTAGFVQIIFALIRPPTRPATA from the coding sequence ATGACCACCCGCGAGGCAATTCGCCCTGTTCTGCCCATCCTGATTGCGGCCTCCTTCATGCTAACGATTGCCTTTGGCATTCGGCAAAGCCTTGGCCTTTTCCTGCCGCAAATCACAAGTGATATCGCCGTTACGATTACCCAGTTCACAGCGGCCATTGCGATCCAGAATCTGGTTTGGGGTTTCTGTCAGCCCATCGCCGGGATTGCCGCCGACAAGTGGGGGTTCCGCCCCGTGATGCTGGTCGGTGCCATCTCCTACCTGGTCGGGATGCTGACCATGGCCTCGGCAAACGGGGCGTGGATGATCCTGTTCGGCGCCGGGATTTGTGTGGGTATTGGCATGGCCTGCGCGTCCTTCGCCATGACCCTGGCCGTGACATCTAGGCTGGTTCCCGTGTCTGTTCGAAGTACCGCTCTTGGGATCGTCTCTGCTGCCGGCTCCATCGGCGCGATGGTCACCGCCCCATATGGGCAGTTTCTACTGAACGGTTTTGACTGGCGAATTGCTGCCCTTGGATTTGCAGTGCTGGCACTTTTGATCATCCCTGCCGCCTGGATTGCAGGGCGCGTCGATAAGGAAGCACCGCTTGAGCTTTCCGCAGATAATGCGGATCGGCTATCGGCCACCGGGGCCATGCAAATGGCATTCAAGAACCCAAGCTTTGTGGTTATGGCCATGGCCTATCTGGTCTGCGGCATGCAGCTTGTGTTCCTGACAACGCACCTTCCCTCCTACCTGCAGATCTGCGGAATGGATCCCATGCTGGGGGCAAGCGCCATTGGCATCATCGGTGGGTTCAACATTCTGGGAAGCCTCTTTTTCGGCTGGGCGGGGCAACGCTGGAACAAGCAGGCACTCCTGGGGCTCATTTACTGTTCGCGCTCCCTCGTGCTGGCGGTCTATTTCATCACCCCGCCATCGGCGACAAGTACAATTGTCTTTGCCGCTGTGATGGGCTTCCTCTGGTTAGGTGTCTCCCCATTGGTGGCGGGATCGGTCATTGAGATGTTTGGCCTCAGGTGGCAGGCCATGATCCAGGGATTTGCCTTCTTTAACCATCAGTTTGGCAGCTTCTTGGGCGCGTTTGGCGGTGGCTGGCTGTTTGATAAATTTGGCTCTTACGATGTGGCATTGGTAATCGGCATTTCCATGGGCCTGACAGCCGGATTTGTGCAAATCATTTTCGCACTGATACGACCTCCCACCCGACCGGCAACAGCTTGA
- a CDS encoding GGDEF domain-containing protein, with the protein MQNSFINTKSIRTDGFILLCCKVLLMSVPDLKHAFTLSSELLKARSYFDLTQRMIHMLLELDGISDVKSYEILGDTPKRNDTVNKTTDLIIRRFPLTLDADFTDENQDLITEIATADVHGYQEIPGENASDIAIYLTRNIDPKRLLILKGQPDASVREVIKGLAQVYGELICLLDAKERDPLTHLHNRQTLDLTLEQVLNFYRQKAEADPASQSWIAFLDIDFFKKVNDQFGHLYGDEVLIHFANLMKRSFRYTDFLFRYGGEEFLVIINQTDEAGVNTALERFRTLVEDYKFPSNRMTVSVGYTRVDHNKPAYSLIETADQAVYAAKTSGRNKVVFQPDVISQPSVTTDIELF; encoded by the coding sequence ATGCAAAATTCCTTTATCAACACAAAGTCCATCCGAACGGATGGCTTTATCCTGTTGTGTTGTAAGGTTTTGTTGATGTCGGTCCCGGATTTGAAACATGCTTTCACCCTCTCATCCGAGCTGTTGAAGGCCAGATCCTATTTTGATCTGACCCAGCGCATGATCCATATGTTGCTGGAGCTGGACGGTATTTCCGATGTCAAATCCTATGAAATCCTGGGAGATACGCCCAAACGCAATGATACGGTGAATAAAACAACGGATTTGATAATCCGCCGGTTTCCCCTGACATTGGATGCAGATTTTACGGATGAAAATCAGGATCTCATTACCGAGATAGCGACCGCCGATGTGCATGGATATCAGGAAATCCCGGGTGAGAACGCCAGCGACATCGCCATTTACCTGACCCGGAATATCGACCCCAAGCGCCTGTTGATCCTGAAAGGGCAGCCGGATGCTTCCGTGCGGGAGGTCATCAAGGGCCTCGCCCAGGTTTATGGAGAGCTGATCTGCCTGCTGGACGCCAAGGAGCGGGACCCACTGACGCATCTACATAATCGCCAAACCCTGGACTTGACCCTGGAGCAGGTACTGAATTTCTATCGACAAAAGGCAGAGGCAGACCCCGCCTCCCAATCCTGGATTGCGTTTCTGGATATTGATTTTTTCAAGAAGGTGAACGACCAGTTCGGGCATCTTTATGGCGACGAAGTGCTCATCCATTTTGCCAACCTGATGAAGCGATCCTTCCGCTATACGGACTTTCTGTTCCGCTATGGCGGAGAGGAATTTCTGGTCATCATCAACCAGACTGACGAGGCGGGCGTTAATACCGCGCTTGAGCGCTTTCGTACGCTGGTGGAGGATTACAAATTCCCCTCCAACCGGATGACCGTTAGCGTTGGTTATACCCGCGTAGATCATAACAAACCGGCCTATTCCCTGATAGAGACGGCAGATCAGGCGGTCTATGCCGCCAAAACCAGTGGTCGGAATAAAGTTGTCTTTCAACCAGACGTGATCAGCCAACCAAGCGTCACCACAGATATCGAACTCTTTTAA